GGAGgggcaatttggcatctccaatttggatgtttttggcctgtgggaggaaaccggagtccCCGGAATAAACCCACGTTGACACatggagaacatgcaaactccacacagaccTAAGCAGTTTTCACAAACATACctcacaaaaaacaatactggtggcATCTTGAGATAAAATAATGGCattgatatacactcacctaaaggattattaggaacaccatactaatactgggTTTGACCCCCTTTGCcgtcagaactgccttaattctacgtggcattgattcaacaaggtcctgaaagcattctttagaaattttgacccatattgatagaatagcatcttgcagttgatggagatttgtgggatgcacattcagggcacgAAACTCCCAtaccaccacatcccaaagatgctctattggattgagatctggtgactgtggggcccattttagtacagtgaactcattgtcatgttcaagaaaccaatttaaaaaatgaaaattcctgctggaagtagccatcagaggatgggtacatggtcataaatggatggacatggtcagaaacaatgctcaggtaggccgtggcatgtaaacgatgcccaattggcactaaggggcctaaagtgtgccaagaaaacatcccccacaccattacattaatgagaaattaaacaggtgttcctaataatcttttaggtgagtgtatgttgtGGTATGCCAATGCaacatgttttaaaattaaggcaactcaaacatgcattttagtctggggcTAGGTTAAACCATGTCCGGGAGACCGCCCCATAATGGGAATATTATTGGTTTGAacctacactagtcaacattggATCAAAAAAATTCATCAAAGATGTCCACAGACAACGGGTATTGGGAAttggttttaagacaacttttatgaaaggttttgatccacttcaaatgttgactaaaGTATTTATAGGTCTTTAGTTGAATCTACGGGGTTCTACTGGTAAGATGTTATTAGCTAGATGGGAACCAATAAAGCACCGTtaaattcttttaaaataaGGCCTAAACAGATTGTGGTCTATAATGGTATTAGTAATGGGATCTAGGGTTTCTcaactggggggggggggtctcagtatgagataaaaaaatactagtatTAAGCTAAACAACTAAAAATCTAAATCTCTTGGCGTTTGGTGAactttataataaaatacatatttcTAGTTATGCTAGAATAATTTATTGGTTAAAATTAcgaataaaaatatgcactgcATTATATTCGTATATTCTTGTCAGCAAGGGTGTGATCCTTTTTTGGAAAGCAAGCTATTCTAATCGACTTCTAGGTAGGCAGCACATTAGGTTTTAAGACAACCAATCGTTCCTCTATATTCTACAAAACAGAAACTCATGTCTTGTATTACATTTAACCGTAACTAACTAACACTACGGTATTTAAATGATGAGTGACATATGGTTAATATATTTGATTGTAATAGTTTGCATGCTGTTTGTAACGCAGTGAGACATGACAGGTTCGGCTGCTCGCTCTATTGTGATGAACCGAGCCGTATTTACCTTGCAGGAAGAAAACACTCCGAGTTTCTCAAGCTTTTTTGCCCTCGGAAACGCGCGGACCTGCGCTTTCTTTTGGGTGGACCACTGCTGTTGACTCAGGCCCGGTCGGGCCGGGTCGCTGCTCCCGGCTCCGGGGTTCGAGTTGGAGCCTGCTGGCCCGCTGGACTGTGCTTGCTGAAGCCGGGGCTGAGCGGAGGTCTGTGCCGCCGGGTCCGCCATATCAGCAGCCTCGCGTTACCCCTGATCACAGCGCTCACTTCCACTATGCGACGAATGTCAATAAagttttttgattgtttttgaAAGAGAGTACGCACGCGCGACCTAAGAGCATGCTGGGAGATGTAGGATAGACTTCAGTGTTATATGGGacgatatttttttattaaatgcttgAAAGGACAGAAAAAGAAACTAACAAGAATTGTCATCATTGCCATATAACAATAAAACAACATGCCAGAGTCCAACAGTCTTTAAGTCCAGACTAAGTGCCAAGTCCTTAAACACAGCGATTGTTCTCATAGCTTTTCAGGTTTTTAGAAGATTCAATAGtgtcaaaatacattttcatctcatgtttaaatcttaaaaataaagggttTGCACTttgaaaatttacatttatgaatgCGATATTTGGTTAACAGAAACATacggtttataaaataaatatattttttcttttcatATTCATGAAAGCCAAAAATTACATTTCTGTATGTAAATTTAAAATTTGGATAAAACATATATGGGACCATAAATACCAGAAAGGAGACCGTTCTCACCAAATGTACCAAGTAGTGTTCCATCCTCCAATCCAGTAGGTGGCGGAAAATGCACCTTTAGTTTGTTTGGCAACCGCCATTTAAATAACAGAAGAAGGCGGCAGCATGTTCGTGTAGTGTCCCGTTTCTTTTTACGTTCAAAGCTTATCCTTAAAGAACAGAGATGACTGCAACTTCGTCAGTGTCAAAGGGATGTTTTGTATTTAGGTCGGCATCTAAAAAAAGAAGAAGACTACATAAAGATGTTGATGGATTGTTAATGTGTGGCAGTGAGGATAATGGCAGAGATCGCTTTAGGATCTGTCAAAAATTATGGGAAATGGTTCAAATACACACAGAGGTAATTCAAGATCAGTTGAATAAGAAGGTACTTGACAACCTTGTCCAGTTCATTAAAAAGTATGAACTCTGCTACTCATCTGATGTTTGGAGACAAGGAGCTAGTGAAATCCCCACAGCTGCATTAATGCTGGGTGTAAATGTACCTGATCACACTATGACGTTTCGGAGTCTTTGTAGTCTTCTTCAGGATTCTGTCACCCCATTTGTTGTGTCAGTTCCTGCCAAAGAATGTACAGCTGTTAAGATATTGATTCAGAAGGTTGTGGAACAGTTGATGGGAAGAGGACTGTCTCTGGATAAAGATCAAGAGGATGATACAGCTCCACATCAGAAAACTCAATGTAGCATTAGTGATCTTTGCCAGTGGTACAAGACCGTTAAGAAGTCCAACATGAAAAACGAGGGCTCGCACTGGAGTTTGCCTATTGTTGTCATCTTCAAAGACTTTGAGGCTTTCAACTTGCAAGCTTTACAGGATTTCATCCTCATTTGCAGTCAATACGTTCAGGAGCTTCCTCTCATCTTTATCTTTGGTATCGCAACATCTTCCAGCACTATCCAGCAAAGGCTGTCTCACTCGGTGTCATCGCTGCTCTGCATTGAGGTCTTTCATTCTCTCTCCTGTACTCAGCACTTAGCCGCTGTCTTTGACAAGTTGATTCTGAATTCTCAGTTCCCGTTCAAGCTCAGCAGTAAGGTGATACAGGTTCTGGTCGGCATCTTCCTTTACCATGACTTTTCCGTTCAAAGTTTTGTTAAGGGCCTAAAGCTCTCCATGTTGGAGCACTTTAATAGCCAGCCTCTCAGTGTCCTTTGTTGCCAGAAGAAGGAGGCCTTGCTTTGTGCCAAGATGTTGAGCCAACAGAATGTGGATAGAATTCGTCATCTCCCCTCTTTTATGAGATATGTGGAGACACAGGAACCCCAAGAGCAGGTTTTGCTGCTTACGAGTGATGAACATGTCAAGGAAGTGTGTCAGATATTGCTGAAAAACCTCCATAAATACCACAAGAATTACTATCCTATTCTCCAGTGTCTGCACTCGTTGACCTCATTGCTACCTAAGTGTCCCTTGGGAAAACATATACGAGAGCTCCATGTAACCTGCAATGAGAAGAAAGTGTGGGAGACGGAGGAGTATGATTTAGCCATGCAACTTTTGAAGATTCTAGCAAAGGATGAGCTTGTTGCAGCTTTACGGGAATGTGCTGGGATTCTTAAATCAGccagaaacaaaaaaatacagaatgtgCTCAGTCAAGTGGAAGATTTTATTGTCAGATTGGAAGAGCTGGAATGTCCCTCCACTGAAGATCTTCCTGTGGATGATGTCATCTTTTCAGGAAATGATTGTAAGAGAAGAACAGATCTCTTTCAGCTTCAGAAGTCTCTGCAGGAAAAAGAATCTGGAAGAAGCAAGAAAATAACTCCTTTTGAAGTGCTCAGAAACGAGGTGCTACAATTTATTGATGACCTTGTGAGGGAGTACTTGACCCCAGCAGAGCTTCAACCTCTCAATGAAGTTTGTTACTACAGTTCCTCTGGAGTCCTGCGACAACGACTGAACGCTGCCCCTCGCACGTCCATTCAAGCTGCACTCAGTCATCCGTTCTACTATTTGCAGAATCAAGCCTTGAAAGCACGCGCTGGTACAGTTTCTAGCGCTGCTCCTGACCTCTGCATCATATACAAGCTTCATCTTGAGTGTGGAAGACTTATTAATCTATATGATTGGTTTGAGGCCTTCGAGACCGTTAGCTCAGCAGCTGAAGACAACGAGGGAAATTCTGATGGCAAGCTTGACAGCCTCAAAAATGCTCGTTTCATCCAGGCTGTTTCCGAGATGGAATTCCTTGGTTTTGTTAAATCGACAAAACAGAAAACTGACCATGTGGCAAGACTCACCTGGGGAGGTTGTTAGAGAAACATCTTAAACAATCAAGAATACAAGAAGATGGCCTGTAATTGACTTTCTTTGTAACTGCAAATACTGTTTCCATTTTTCTTCTCATTTTTTtaccaaatattaaaataaagtatTCTGTCTATCAAAAAAAAAGACTTCAGTGTTATATTAATACTATTTCCGTTGGGGGGCATTAAACACTTgggaaaaatgtaaacaaattagCTAATTTTCCC
This window of the Misgurnus anguillicaudatus chromosome 19, ASM2758022v2, whole genome shotgun sequence genome carries:
- the orc3 gene encoding origin recognition complex subunit 3 codes for the protein MTATSSVSKGCFVFRSASKKRRRLHKDVDGLLMCGSEDNGRDRFRICQKLWEMVQIHTEVIQDQLNKKVLDNLVQFIKKYELCYSSDVWRQGASEIPTAALMLGVNVPDHTMTFRSLCSLLQDSVTPFVVSVPAKECTAVKILIQKVVEQLMGRGLSLDKDQEDDTAPHQKTQCSISDLCQWYKTVKKSNMKNEGSHWSLPIVVIFKDFEAFNLQALQDFILICSQYVQELPLIFIFGIATSSSTIQQRLSHSVSSLLCIEVFHSLSCTQHLAAVFDKLILNSQFPFKLSSKVIQVLVGIFLYHDFSVQSFVKGLKLSMLEHFNSQPLSVLCCQKKEALLCAKMLSQQNVDRIRHLPSFMRYVETQEPQEQVLLLTSDEHVKEVCQILLKNLHKYHKNYYPILQCLHSLTSLLPKCPLGKHIRELHVTCNEKKVWETEEYDLAMQLLKILAKDELVAALRECAGILKSARNKKIQNVLSQVEDFIVRLEELECPSTEDLPVDDVIFSGNDCKRRTDLFQLQKSLQEKESGRSKKITPFEVLRNEVLQFIDDLVREYLTPAELQPLNEVCYYSSSGVLRQRLNAAPRTSIQAALSHPFYYLQNQALKARAGTVSSAAPDLCIIYKLHLECGRLINLYDWFEAFETVSSAAEDNEGNSDGKLDSLKNARFIQAVSEMEFLGFVKSTKQKTDHVARLTWGGC